CGCCTGGCTTGTGGAGGTCGCTGGTGGCGTCAGTGCTTGGTCTGTTGGAGGCCAGGGAGAAGAGGGTCCGGGAGGAGATCGCGCGGTTGCGGGAGGAGTCCGAGCGGGTGCAGGCCGCACTCGGTGAGGCGGAACGCGATCTTCAGCGGCTGGTGGATGCCCGGGTGACAGTGACCGAGGTGCTGGCCGGGCCGCCTTCGGTGGTCACGGAGCCGATGGGAAGCGCGGTGGCGGGTTCGACGGTGCCCCGGCGGGAGACGGGCATGGCGGCGACAGCCCTTGCGCCGGACTACCAGCGGATCCTGTCGGTGCTGGAGTCTGAAGCGGGCCGGGAGGGCATGCGCTGCCAGCAACTGGCCGTCGCGCTGGGACTGGAGGCCATCCCAGCGAAGGTCGAGGGACTGCGATCGAAGGCGAAACGCCTGGTGGAACGGGGGTGGGCACTCCAGGTGCGGCCGGGAGTGTTCACCGCTCCCGCGGTGCCGGCCCTCTGAAGCCGGCCGGGCGGCGTCCGGCCAGGCGACCGCTCATGAGCATGGTCATCGACCACAGCACCATGGCTTCGTGCATGGCCGGCAGTGTTTCGTAGTCGCGCACCAGGCGACGCGAGCGCATCAGCCAGCTCAGCGTCCGCTCCACCACCCACCTGCGCGGCAGCACCACGAACCCCGCCGTGTCATCGGAGCGTTTGACGACCTGAAGGGTGAGCCGGGCCTCTTCACGGGCCCAGTCGACGAGCCGGCCGGCATAGCCGCCGTCCGCCCACACCAGTCGGACGGAGAAGTACTGCCGTCGCAGGCGCTGAAGCAGCGGGACGGCGGCATCGCGGTCTTGCACGCTTGCCGCGGTCACCGCGACGGCCAGGACCAGGCCGAGGCAGTCCACCGTCAGATGCCGTTTGCGGCCTCCCACCTTCTTGCCGCCGTCCCAGCCGGAGGTCGAGCGCGGGATGTTCACCGCTGCCCGCACGGACTGGGAGTCCACGATCGCGGCCGTCGGGTCCGGCAGACGGCCTTCCTTCTCCCGGACGCGGTCGCGCAGTCGGTCGTGGAGTTCGGCGAGCAGACCCGTGACCTGCCAGCGGCGGGCGAAGGCATGCACACGGCGATACGGCGGGAAGTCCGCGGGCAGGTTGGCCCACTTGACGCCGTTGTCCACGACATAGCGCACCGCGTCGAGCATCACGCGGTGGCAATAGCCCTCCGGCCGCCCGCCCCGCCCCTCCAGCCAGGGCGGAACCGGAAGCAACGGCCGCACCACCCGCCACTCCGCCTCCGTCATGTCGGAGCCATAACTCGGGGTCCTGTCCGGCCCGTCCGCCGCGTTGCCGAACCTGTGCGCGAGACAGTCACACGACGGTGGCAGCGAGTTGGACTCCACGCAGGCGGACGCGAAAGACTGCGGCAACAGGGCCTCCTGGTACTCGGTTGGGATCGCACCCCCGAACTACCAAGAGGCCCTGCTGTCATGCGTCGGCCCTCACTCGATCACTCGATCAGGAACCCTGTTCGACCAGCCCAGCCTCGTGATCGATAAGCGGATGGCGTCTCAGAGACCCAGGTCTGCTCAGAGACCCAGGGCGCCCGCGACCAGGCTGGTCACGGCGGCCCGGTGGTCCGGGCTGTCCTGCCATCTCAGTCTCCGCCCGGCCTCGACCACCACGCCGAACCCGGCGTGCACCAGCACCCGGGCCTGACGCGGGTCCAGCTCCGGACGCGCCAGTCGCAACTGCTGCTCCCAGACGGCGATGTACTCACGCTGCGCAAGGACCAAGGGGCGCTGCAGGTCGGCCGGCAGACCGACGAGCTCGGCTTCGGCAACGCTCGTGAGAGCGGTGTACTCGAAGCTGTAGGCCACGTACGTCGCCGCCAGCGCCACGACGGCGTCATGCGGATCGGTCACCTCCTGCAGACACCGGTCCACCGCCTGCGCCAGCAGCCCCGCAGCCTGCAGGCATGCCGCGGCCAGGATGTCGACCTTGCCCGGGTAGTGACGGTAGAGCGCGGACGGGGCCAGCCCCACCGCCTGCGCGATCTGACCGTTCGTGACGTTGGCGAACCCGTCCCGGGCGAACAGCGGGACGGCGGCCGCGAGGATCTCCGCACGCCGTGAGCGCGCCACCGGCAGGGCCGGCAACTCGACGGAGCTCTTGCCCCTTATGGCCGGTACGGGGTCGGTCGCGATCACGCGCAGGGCGCACGCCAACAGCAGTTCCTCGAGCCGACGTTGAGCAATGGAGGTGCGATGCATCGTGATGGACCCGATCGCGCCGAGAGCCGCCACAACCCGCAGCTGCTCGT
The DNA window shown above is from Streptomyces sp. NBC_01445 and carries:
- a CDS encoding IS5 family transposase; amino-acid sequence: MTEAEWRVVRPLLPVPPWLEGRGGRPEGYCHRVMLDAVRYVVDNGVKWANLPADFPPYRRVHAFARRWQVTGLLAELHDRLRDRVREKEGRLPDPTAAIVDSQSVRAAVNIPRSTSGWDGGKKVGGRKRHLTVDCLGLVLAVAVTAASVQDRDAAVPLLQRLRRQYFSVRLVWADGGYAGRLVDWAREEARLTLQVVKRSDDTAGFVVLPRRWVVERTLSWLMRSRRLVRDYETLPAMHEAMVLWSMTMLMSGRLAGRRPAGFRGPAPRER
- a CDS encoding TetR/AcrR family transcriptional regulator; amino-acid sequence: MTAEPTAATRPRNRRQLIVEAAGRLFSERGYHAASMEEIAAGVGITATALYRHFPNKYALFAECAHVMVDRLVGALDEMPSEAAPADVLTALIRVTVAHRASGGVYRWEARYLDRDDRRLLRAKFGHVVGRVTEAVRREGPLSDEQLRVVAALGAIGSITMHRTSIAQRRLEELLLACALRVIATDPVPAIRGKSSVELPALPVARSRRAEILAAAVPLFARDGFANVTNGQIAQAVGLAPSALYRHYPGKVDILAAACLQAAGLLAQAVDRCLQEVTDPHDAVVALAATYVAYSFEYTALTSVAEAELVGLPADLQRPLVLAQREYIAVWEQQLRLARPELDPRQARVLVHAGFGVVVEAGRRLRWQDSPDHRAAVTSLVAGALGL